The Deltaproteobacteria bacterium region ACCAGCACGTCGCCCTCGAAGAGCCCGCCGTCGCCGAAGAACTCGACCGCGAAGCGCACCGGCAGCGTCGAGGACAGCATGAACTGCGGGATGCCGACGCTGAGTGCGGCGAGCTGCCCGGTGCCGTCGAGGATGGTCGCGTTGCGCTCGTTCGACTGGTTGAGAATGGGCGTGGTGGCCGTGAGGCTCACGTGCGTCGCCATCTCGTAGCAGATGGTCTCGAAGGCACCGAGGATGATCTCGGTGGTGATGGGGTCGGCGGCGGTGGCGCGCCCGGCGCGGGCGGGGCGCGGCCGCGGCGCGGGCTTGCCCGCGCGCGGGCGGAGGGCGCGCAGGGTCTTCGGGCGAGAGGCGAGGGGCATGGGGTGTGGCTACATCGAAGCGCAGGGAGTGACAAGGGCGGGGCGGCCGGTGGCGGTCGCAGAACGCGTGGCGGCGTCCCGCAGCTCGCTACCGCAGCGGCCGGAACCGCGGCAGCGTCACCTCGTCGTTCACCTTGTCGAACACCACCTCGACCGGCATTCCGACACGGAGAGCTTCGTTCGTGCACCCGACCACGTTCGAGTGCAGGCGGATGCCCTCCTCCAGCTCGACGATGACGACGTTGTAAGGCACGTCCTCGAAGAAGGCGGGGTGCTGCGGGCGGTGGACGACGATGAACGAGTAGATCGTCCCGCGACCCGAGAGCCGGACCCACGTCCCGCCCTCGGCGAGGCAGCGGGGGCAGAGGACGCTAGGCGGCCAGCGGAGGTGCCCGCACGCGGCGCAGCGCTGCGCCCGCAGCTCGCCCGCGCGGCAGCCCTCCCAGTAGGGGGCGCCGTCCTCGGTCACCGCCGGCAGCGGCTTCTCGATGACGAACATCAGCCGGCCCCGGTCGCCCGCCGCGCCCGCGCCAGCGGCGCCCCCTCGACCGCGCGGAGGAAGTCGGCCACGGCGCGGTTGAACGCGTGCGGCTGCTCGAGCATGGGGAGATGCCCGCAGCGCTCGAGCACGGCGAGGCGCGCGTGCGGCAGCTCGCGCAGGATGCGGCGGCTGCCGGAAGGCCCGACCAGCCGGTCGTTGTGGCCCCAGACGACGAGCGTCGGCTGGGTGAGCTGGCCGAGCGGCTGGCGGCCGGCGGCGATCGAGCCGACCAGCGAGCGGGTGATGGCGCGCGCGAAGCCCGGGTAGTCGTCGGCGACCAGGCGCTCCATCAGGATGCGGCGCCGCGCACGGCAGGCGGGGAGCGACGGATCGTGGACGGACCGCTCGAGCGCCCACGGGAGCGCGAGGCGCAGCACGGCGGGGTGCGCCGCCGCCCCGATCGCCCAGCGCATCGCCTGCACGCCCGCGCCGAATCGGCCCGCGGGCGCCGCGAGCACGAGGGCACGCGTCCAGGCGGGGTAGGCGAGCCCCAGCTCGACCGCGATCTGTCCCCCGAGCGAGTTCCCGATCACGACCGCCTCGTCGATGCCGAGCGCACGCCCGAGGCTCCGGATCACGCCGGCGTAGAAGTCGATGGTGTACGGCGCGTCGGGCTTGGCCGAGCGGCCGTGCCCGGGGAGGTCGGGCGCAACCACGCGCCAGCGGTCGGCGAACGCGGGGATGGTGTACTCCCAGTTCGCGTGCGTGGCGCTGAGGCCGTGGAGGAGCACGAGCCCGGGCCCCTGCCCCGCCTCCGCCACGTGCAGGCGAATGCCGTCGACGGTGATGTCGCGCGCCGTCATCCGCTCAGCACCGCCACCGTGTAGGCGACCGTGGGCGGCGGCTCGTGCGGCGCGCCGCCGTACCCCGTCACCATGGAGAGCTCGACCTCCGGCACCTGGCAGTGCGACGTGCCGCGGATCTGGCGCACCGCCTCGGCGACGTGACCGAAGCCGGAGAGGTGGCCCTCGGAGAGGAGCCCGCCCGCCGTATTGGCCGGGAGCCGCCCGCCCAGGTCGAGCTCGCCCGCCTCGACGAAGGCGCCCACGTCCTCCCAGGTGGCAAACCCGTAGGCCACCAGCTCGTGCACGACGAGCGGCGTGAAGCCGTCGTAGAGCTGCACCACGTCGATGTCGCCTGCCGTGCAGCCCGCCATCCGGTACGCGGCCTCGGCCGCCTCGCGGCCGCCGTCGCGCCCATCGTCCCAGGGGCGGATGATCTCGGAGGAGTGCACCTGCCCCAGGCCCGCGACCAGGGCCGGCTTCCGCCGCAGGTCCCGCGCCCGCTCGACGCTCGTCACGATCACCGCCCCGCCCCCGTCGGTGACGAGGCAGCAGTCGAGGAGCCGGAGCGGGTCGTTGATGAGCCGCGAGCTCTGGTGGTCCTCGAGCGTGATCGGCTCGCGTTTCTGCGAGAGCGGGTTCGAGGATGCGTGCCGCCGCCATGTCACCGCGATGTGCCCGTAGTGTCGGCTCGTGATCCCGTGCTCGTGCATCTGGCGGCGGGCCACGTGGCCCATGAAGGTGATCGCCCCCACGTCGCCGTACGGGATCGCCCAGGGCGAGCCGAAGAGGGTCGGGATGACGCCCTGCGGGTTGTTCTGGCAGGCGAAGGCGCAGAGCACGGTGGAGCAGAAGCCCGCCTCGATCGCCATGACGGCGGTCTGGATCATGCCGATCGCGGTGGCGCCGCCCATGTCCATGGTCGAGCAGAACGACGGCGTGATGCCGAGGAAGGCCGCCACGCGCGAGGCCCAGCCGTGCTGCTCGCCCATCACCGCCGGCATGAGGGCGAGGACGCCGTCGATCGCGTCGCGCCCGATCCCGCAGTCCTCGATCGCGCGCCGCGCCGCCTCGAGCGTGAAGCCCATCGTGCTCGTGCCGGGGAGCTTGCCGAAGCGCGAGAGGCCGATGCCGGCGATGGCGTGGCGGCCGCGGAGGCGGGTGGGGTCGCCCATCACGGCCTCCTAAGCCTGCCGGAGCGCGAGCGTCGCGCTGCCGACCAGCTTCCGCTCCCCCGCCTGGTTCTCGGTCCAGATCTCGCACTCGACGAGGCGCTCGGCGCCCTGGTCCGCGACGCGCGTCACGCGCCCGCGGCAGGTGATCACGTCGCCCGGCCAGGTGAGCTTGGCGAAGCGCGTCTTGAACCTGCGGACCGCGCCCACGCCGGCCGCCTGCACCAGGAGCTCGCCCAGGTAGCCCATCGAGAGCATCCCGTGCGCGAAGACGCCGGGGTAACCGGCGGTGCGCGCGAACTCGTCGTCGGTGTGCATGGGGTTCGGATCGCCCGAGGCCGCGGCATACGCCTTCAGGTCCTCGCGCGTGATCGGGCCCTTCACGAGGGGCGGCAGCTCCTGCCCCACGGCGACGGTCTTGGGATCGAGGGCGGGAATCACGTCCTCCGCGAGATGAGCGTGTTGCGCGAGAAGAAGACCGGCTGGCCGGCCTCGTCCACCGCCTCGGTCTCGAGCACCGCGAAGTCGAGGACGCCGTTCGAGCCCTGCTTCTCGTAGACGTCGGCGATGCGGCCGGTGAGCGTGAGGGTCTCGCCGGCCTTCACGGGACGCGCGTACTCGAACTCCTGCTCGCCGTGGACGAGGGTCATGAAGTCGAGCCCGAGCTCCAGGAACACGTCCGCGCCGCCCGCCAGCGCCTGCGTCATGAAGGCGATCGGGTAGGTGGGTGGGGCGACGATCGTCCCGAACGGACCGCGGCGAGCCGCCTCGGGGTCGACATAGAGCGGGTTCGCGTCGCCCAGGGCGCGCGCGAACGCGGCCACGTGCTCGGCCTGCACGGTCGCACTTCCGGTCGAGAGCACGCGCCCGATCATCGCCTTCGACGGCATCGTCCCGACGCCACTCAATCAAGTGATTTGAGCGTTCGTCCGACCGTAATGGCCGGGAGGCGACGGGCCTGTCAAGCGCGCGCTTCGGAAACATCCGGCAGACGCGGGGCTCGACGACCCGGCCGGCGGGCCGCGGCCGCTCAATCCACCCAGCGATTCATGGTGCACACGCGCGCCTCGGCCACCAGGAGGTAGTTGCGGATCGCCTCGCGGCAGCGGTCCTGGACGGCGCGTGGGGTGGCGACCAGACGGAAGATCCGGCCCGCCTTGTCGCCGTGGTCGGGCTCGGCGTAGGCGTGCACCTCGAAGTTCCTGACCGGCAGGCCGTAGTGCCGCTGGAGCCCCTCGTAGAGGGTCCTCGCGTAGCCGCTCCCTGCCGCCACCCGCTCGCCGGCGTAGCCGAAGACCGCGAGCCCCTCCTCGTAGGAGCGGCGGACGTAGTAGAGCATGGTGAAGGTCATCGCGATCGTCTCGGGAAGCGGTCGGTAGGCGCGGATGTCGTCGTCGCTGAGCCCGAGCTGATGGCAGAAGGCGACCTTCATCTGCACGTGGTTCGGGTCGCGGAGATAGCCGGCCTCGTCGGCCAGGTTCTGCGCCCAGTGGTGGTAGTGCTGCGAGGCGTCCATGGTGAACGCGTAGGCGTCCGGGGCGTTCGCCACCAGGAGAGCGAACTCGGGCGTCATCCACCTGCCGAGGTAGTAGAACTCGAGGGCGACGCGCTGCACCACCTCGCGCGAGGCGGCGCCTCTGCCGATGGCCGGAATGACCTTGTCCTGTCCGAAGTAGTCGTGGGCGGCGATGAGCCGGTCGAGCTCGGCCAGGTACTCGTCGACGGGCAGCGGCGGCGCGGCGGCCCCCTCGTGGACCACGTTCTCGAAGGTGCCGCGCCTGGTCTCGGACATGGATGACCCGCTCCCCGGGCTCGACCCTAGCGCAGGGCTCCCCGGCCCGGCAAGGCGGGCCTCCCCCTTGTGGCGCTCCCCGAGCAGGAGCTAGCATACGGTTATCTTCTGTTGAGGAGGGTTGCGGTGATGGAGTTCCACTGCTCGACACACCAGCCTCCGAAGCCCCTCGACCCGGCCGTTGACCCCGCGTACCACGACGGCCTCCCGCCGCGGCCGCGGCATGCGAACCACGCCGGCGAGGTCACCGTCGACTGGCCCGTGCGGCGCCTCCCCGCGGCGCTGCAGCGGCAGCACACGATCTCGATCGAGGTGCTGGAGGACGAGCTCGAGCGCGAGGCGGAGCGCGAGGAAGCAACCTAGCCCGTGCGCCTGCGCGACCGCGTCGCGATCATCACGGGGGCCGCGCAGGGCATCGGCAAGGCCTACGCGCTGCGCTTCGCGCGCGAGGGCGCACACGTCGTGGCCGCGGACCTCCGCGACGACCAGGCGCGCGCCGTGGCCACCGAGTGCGCGGCGCTCGGCCCCGAGGCGCTGGGCGCGCGCGTCGACATCGCCGACGAGGCCAGCACGCGGGCGCTCGCCGAGGCGACCGTCGCGCGCTTCGGGCGCGTCGACGTGCTGGTCAACAACGCGGCCATCTACTACGACCTCGACCGCACCGAGAACACGCTCGCCTACTTCAACCGCGTGCTCTCCGTGAACCTGACCGGCGCCTGGCTCATGAGCCGCGCCGTCGAGCGCTTCATGAAGCGGCAGCGAAAGGGGAAGATCATCCACCAGTCGTCGACCGCCGCCTATCTCGGCAACGTGGGGATGGTCGACACCGAGGATCCCGAGAAACCCATGCCGCCCTTCCACTACAGCATCGCCAAGATCGGCATCGCGGGCCTCACCAAGTACATGGCCGGCGCCCTCGGCCCGTGGGGCATCAACGTGAACGCGATCGCCCCGGGCGTCACCATGACCGAGGCGACCAGGAAGATCGTGCCGGAGGAGATCGCGAGCGCGCTCGTCATGTTCAGCGCGCTGCGCCGGGCGCTCCAGCCCGAGGACCTGACCGGGACGGCGGTTTTCCTCGCCTCCGCCGACTCCGACCTGATGACGGGTCAGGTGCTGGTGGTCGACGGCGGCATGATCATGCTCGGCTGAGCCGACCCGAGACCTTGTCTCGGGTCAGGGACGGACCGAGAGTGCCGCCCGGTGGAGAAGGCCAACGGCGTGCCGCGGCCGGCGAAGCCGGCGCGGCAGACGTTCCGGAGCGTGAGCGCGCGCCTGGAACGACGTCTCCGCAGCAGACGCCGATTGCCCCAGGCCCTCCGGTCCGGCACGTTTTGCCGCGCCGGCTTCGCCGGCCGCGGCACGGCGCTCGCGCCATGCGCCGAACGCGTCACGCTCGCTTCCGATTCCGACCCGAGACAAGGTCTCGGGTCGCTCAGGGGAACCAGCGGTCGAGCGTCCCCGTCGCCACCATCCGGACGTCGTCCTCGTCGAGCCCGCCGCTCGCCTTGCGGAAGCCGTTCAGGAGGTCCGGCGTCCCGTCGTAGTGCGGCCAGTCGGAGGCGAGCGCGACGTGGTCGGCGGGCAGGAACTCGAGGGCGATCTTCAGGTCGGTCGCCTCGCACGCCTCGACCGTCACCAGCATCTGGCGCTCGAAGATCTCCATCGGCGGCGTCTTCCACTCGGGCGCCTTCAAGCTCCCGAAGGCCTCGCGGTGCTCCTCGAAGCGCTCGAACATCGACGGGAGCCAGCCGACGCCGGCCTCGAGGATCATGGTGGGCATGCTCGGGAAGCGGTCGAACACCCCGCCCGCCATCATGTCGTAGAGCGTGTGCATCATGTCCATCGGGAAGCCGAGGCAGGAAGCGGCCATGATGTCGGGGAGCCGATAGCCTTTCGACGTCCCGTCCTGGTCCCACATGGGGAGCGGATGGAGGCCGAGCTTCAGCCCCGTGTCGACGATCGCCTGCCAGAGCGGGTCGAAGGAGCGATCCGAGTACCTCTTCCCGTACACCGGGTTGGTGCGGATGAAGACGGCGGGGAAGCCGCGTTCGGCGACGCGGTGCACCTCGGCGACCGCGGCGTCCACGTCGACCGTGGGCAGGGTCGCGACCGGGACGAGGCGCCCGCCCGAGCCGGCGCAGTAGTCGTCCAGGATCCAGTCGTTGTAGACGGCGCACACCGCCGGGGCGAGGTGCGGGAGGATCGTGCCGCCGGCCAGCATGAAGGTCGGATAGAGGACGGCGCGCGACACGCCATGCGTGGTATTGAAGGCGAGCCGCTCGCGCCCGTCCATCGCCCAGCGCGGCGCATCGAGGATGGTGTGCTTCTCGCCCTCGGCGCCAGTGAACACGCGCTCGAGTGGCATCCCCATGGCGCACGAGAGCCCCATGTTGTCGAGCATGTCCTTCGGCTTCATGCCGCCGTGCATGACGGGGAGGTCGTCGATCTCGATACCGTAGATGCGCGAGCGAAAGACCCCCTCCGCGTCGCGATAGAAGCGCGGCGCGAGCGGACGGAGATCCTCCGGCAGGCGCTCCACCCAGAGGTCGCCGGGCTCGATGATGTGCCCGTCGGCGTCGGCGAGGTGCTCGATCATTGTGCTGGCCCTCCCGCTTCCCGGCGTTACCCGCGCGCGGCCCGCTTGTCAATCGTACGCCCTAATCACTTGATCTACACACGCCCTAAATCACTTGATCCACACCTCGGGCTTGTCGCAGCCGCCCGGCTTCTCTAGCGTGGCGGCATGCCGGGCCCGCGCTCGCCGGACGCCACCCACATCGAGAAGCTCACCGAGGTCGGTCGCTACGCGCTGGGTGTCGTGTGGGCAGACCGGCACGACAGCATCCTGCCCTTCCGGAGCCTGCGCCGCGCCTGCCCGTGCGAGACCTGCACGGCGGCGCCGCAGGCGGATCTGCCGCCCGAGGCGGAGCGTCTCGCGCGCGTCGAGGTGCTCGGCGACCGAAGCCTCTTCCTCGGCTGGGCCGACGGGCACGAGAGCGTGCTCCTGCTCGAGGAGGTGCGTGCGCTCTGCCGTTGCGCGCGCTGCGCCGGCGAGCCCGAGTACCCGATCTCGGGTCGCTAGGAGGCCGTCCGGGTAATCCCGGACGGACTCCTAGCTAGCGCGGCCCGTCGCGGTTGAAGAAGATGCGCTCCAGGTCGGTCAGGAACCCCGTGCCGACCTCGAGGACGCGGGGATCGCCCAAGCGGCGCGCGTAGAGGGCGCTGGCCCCCGCGTTCATGTCGCCGATCACCAGCCGGCGCGCGCCGCGCGCGGTCGCCACCTCGACCGTGCCGCGCGGCCGCTCGAGGCCGAACGACGCCGCGTCGCGGCTGCGAAACGAGTCCACGGCGCGCAGCCCGACCACCGCCGTCAGGAGATCGTCGAGTGCCTCGGCTGTCCCCGCCGACGCGCGCCGGCCGTCGATCTCCCAGCCCTCGGCCCTCCGCCGGGCGCTGAAGCGCCGCCCCTCGAGCACCACGTCGATGCCGCGCACCGCGTGCCTCCCGACGCCGAAGACACGGTGCCCGCGCACCGCGAGCTGACCCCGCGGGCGCACCGGCGCGCGCACCAGCAGAACGAGCACGGTGCCCAGGGCGACGAGGGCCGCGAGGACCAGCGTGCGGCGCAGCCGCTCACCCCCCGCGCCGGCGGCGGCCCACCAGCGTCGCGCCCACGAGGAGGACGAGCGCCGGCTCGACGACCACGCCGGCCAGGAAGATGGCCCGCCCCTGCGCCTCGGTCAGCACGAGCGGCGAGAGCGGCCGCATCACCTCCGGGACCTTCTTCGTGCGCGTCCCGGTGAGCGCCTCCTCGCCCGCCGCCCACTCGACCGCGTTGAGCGCCAGGTCGCGGTTGCCGAGCAGGTCCAGGTACGCGTCGCTCGCGAAGTCCGAATCACCGACCACCACCAGACGCCCACGGCGATGGGCCGTCCCGTCGCCGGTACTTCCCACCTCGGCCATGACCACCACCGAGGCCGACCCGGGCGTGTCGTGGTGCGCCGGCGACGGCTCCTCGCCGCGCCGCGCGCGCCCCGGGTCGGCCATCGCCCACGCACTGCCCGCGGTGCGCGCGATGCTCTCGGCGTCCACCCCCGGCACCTCCGCGCCCACGTCGACGGTGCGCGCCGAGGGGAGCACGACGCCGCTCTCGATCGGATGGGCCGACGGGTCGGACACCGGGTTCCCCCGCTTGAAGAGCTCGACGACCGCCGCCAGCCCGTCGGTGCCGAGCACGCGCTTCTCGCGATCGACGACGAAGTCGTCGCCGAGCCGGATGCCCATGCTGGCGAGGAAGCGCGCGAGGTTCGGGAGCGGGGTCGGATCGAGGAGGAGGAGGACGCCACCCCCGCCCTTCAGGTAGCGGGCGACCTCGTCGAGCTCCGCGACGAGGAAGTCGTGCTTCGGCCCCGCCACCAACACGACGTCGGTCTCGGGCGGCAGGGGGCCGTCGAGCAGCGAGTGGCCCGCGGGGACGTAGTTTTCGGCCGCGAGCGCACCGGCCAGGCGGCCGTAGCTGTCCGCGTCGCCCCCCGGCGTCCGCTCGCCGTGCCCGGCAGTGAACACGATCCGGCGCGACCTCCCGCGCAGCGCGCGCAGGATGCCGCCCGCGAGCTCCTCCTCGGGCAGGACCGGCGCGACGGTCCGGCGGCCGGCATACTCGATCGCCGCGCGCCCGTACTGGGTGACGCCGAGGCCCCGCGCCCGCTCCGGGTAGCGGTCGAGGTCGTGCAGCTCGAACTCGACGCGCCGGTTCTGGGCGCGGACGCGCTCGAGGAGCTGGGCGTACTGCTCGCGCGTCCCGCGCTGGAAGAAGACCGTGATCCGGAGCGGCTCCCACACCTGGGCGAGGATCTTCTGCGTGACCGGCGAGAGCGAGAGCTCGCGGCCCGGCGTGAGATCGAAGCGGTGGCTCGTCCGCTCGGCCACGACCTGGAGCAGCCCGAGGCCGCCGAGCAGCAGGAGAACCTGGAGCACCAGCTGCGACCAGCTGCGCACCGCCCGCCCGAGCGCCATCAGCGGACTCCGCGCCAGCGGCGGGCGTCGAGCGCGAAGAACGTGAAGCAGAGGAACGCCACCGTGAAGAGGACGAGGTAGCTCACGTTGCCGGTGTCCACCGCCCCGAGCGCGAAAGTGTAGAAGCGGTCGAAGAGCGAGAAGGGCAGCAGGAGGTGCCGCGTCACCTCGCTCATCGCTGCCTCGTTCCAGGTGACCACCCAGAAGAAGAGCAGCACGCCGTAGGTCGCAGCCCCCGCGAGCAGCTGGCTCTCGGTCAGGGCCGAGATGAAGAGGCCACAGGCGACGAAGGCGGCCGCCAGCATCCAGAGGCCCAGGTACCCGGCTACGAGCGGCCCCGCCGCCACGGGGTAGAAGCGCGCGAGCATGAGGGGGTACGTGGCCGTCCCGGCCAGCATCAGCGTGACGACCGCGAGGCAGGCGATGAACTTCCCGGCGATGATCTCGACGTCCCGCACCGGGTATGTCCACAGGAGCTCGAGCGTGCCGAGCTTTCGCTCCTCGGCGAAGAGCCGCATGGTGAGGAGCGGCAGGAGGACGAGGAGCCGCTGCTGCGTGTCCAGGAACTGGTACTGCCAGAGCCCGCGCTGGAGCTGCATCCCGCCGAACACCACGAAGTAGCTCAAGTTGGTCGAGAAGTAGTACCCCGAAAGCACGAGGAACACGCTCGCGAGCGCATAGAAGAGGAAGGAGGTGAAGTAGAGCTGGAGCTCCTTGGCGGCGAGGGCGAGGACCGTCATGCCGGCGGCCGCTCTCCATCGCGCACCAGGTGGAGGAAGATCTCCTCCAGGTCGGGCGTCTCCGCGCGCAGCTCGCGGATCGCCCAGCCCCGGGCCGCCATCGCCTCGCCGGCGGCCCGCGCCGCGTCGCCCTGCGCGGCGGCCTCGAGCACGAAGGCGTCCGCTTCCCGCGCGACGCGCTCGACGCCGGGGATCGCCGCCAGCGCCGCCGCCACGGCCTCCGCCGGCCCCTCGACCCGGAGCACGACCCGCTGCCGGCGGCCGACGCGCTCGGCGAGCTCGCGCGGCGTGCCCTCCCCCACCAGCCGGCCGCGCGCGACCACGATCACGCGCTCGCAGAGCGCCGCCACCTCGGCGAGGATGTGGCTCGAGAAGAAGACGGTCCGCTGGCCGCCGAGGGCGCGGACCAGGTCCCGCACCTCCACCACCTGCTCCGGGTCGAGGCCGATGGTCGGCTCGTCGAGGATCAGGATGGGCGGGTTCCCGCACAGGGCCTGCGCCAGGCCGACGCGCTGGCGGTAGCCCTTGGAGAGCGTCCCCACGCGCCGGCGGGCGACGCCCTCCAGGCCGCACCAGGCGAGCACCTCGGCGACGGCGCGCGCGCGCTCCGCCCGCGGGATGCGCTTCATGCGCGCGACGAAGCGGAGGTACCCCTCGACGCGGAGATCCGGGTAGAAGGGCGCGTACTCCGGGAAGTAGCCGACCGCGCGCCGGCAGGCGAGCGGGTCGCGCGCGGGATCGCGGCCGGCGATGCGCACCTCGCCGCCGGTGGGCGGGAAGATGCCGGCCAGGATGCGCAGGGTGGTCGTCTTGCCGGCGCCGTTCGGCCCGAGGAAGCCGACGATCTCGCCCGCATCCACCCGGAACGAGATGCCGCGCACCGCCTCCACCGCGCCGAACGTCTTGGTCAGGTCGCGCACCTCGATCATCGCCTGGCCCATGCGGCTGCCGGACATATCAAATCCGGGCGAGCCGCTCCGCGGTCAGCTCGTCCAGGTGCGCGAGGCGGCAGGCGGCGCCCGTGAAGTCGTTGTCGAAGGTCAGATCGCTCGGCGCGGCGACGGCGCGCGCCCCGGCGGCGAGCGCGGCGCGGAGCCCGCGCTCGGTGTCCTCCACCACCGCGCACTCGCCCGGCACGAGCCCGAGGGCGGCCGCGGCGGCCAGGTAGGCGTCGGGTGCCGGCTTGGGACGGACGTAGTCTTCGCGCGCGATGGTCGCCTGGAAGAGCGGCGCCACGCCGAGGCGCTCGAGGACGAAGGTCACCTCGGCGCGCGCGCTGTTGGTCGCGAGCCCCAGCCGGTGCGTGCGGCGGAGGCGGCGGAGCGCGTCGACCGCGCCCGGGCAGGGGGCGACTCCCTCGCGCAGGAGGGCCAGGTAGGCGGGCGC contains the following coding sequences:
- a CDS encoding Zn-ribbon domain-containing OB-fold protein encodes the protein MFVIEKPLPAVTEDGAPYWEGCRAGELRAQRCAACGHLRWPPSVLCPRCLAEGGTWVRLSGRGTIYSFIVVHRPQHPAFFEDVPYNVVIVELEEGIRLHSNVVGCTNEALRVGMPVEVVFDKVNDEVTLPRFRPLR
- a CDS encoding DUF971 domain-containing protein, whose amino-acid sequence is MPGPRSPDATHIEKLTEVGRYALGVVWADRHDSILPFRSLRRACPCETCTAAPQADLPPEAERLARVEVLGDRSLFLGWADGHESVLLLEEVRALCRCARCAGEPEYPISGR
- a CDS encoding MaoC family dehydratase; its protein translation is MPSKAMIGRVLSTGSATVQAEHVAAFARALGDANPLYVDPEAARRGPFGTIVAPPTYPIAFMTQALAGGADVFLELGLDFMTLVHGEQEFEYARPVKAGETLTLTGRIADVYEKQGSNGVLDFAVLETEAVDEAGQPVFFSRNTLISRRT
- a CDS encoding alpha/beta fold hydrolase, whose translation is MAAARILEPALAETRADHARGPPELAAHQRPAPAPRLLPRHRRGRGGDRDERRAGAGPAAEAGPGRGPGAGALLRDHPPLGRWARRRPRGGRGRVPDGGLHGRRHRRGAALRRLHAARRARAGGLRVCHLGGRGRLRRGGRARPGRAAPGQYGGRAPLRGPPLRLRSRRRGGAPDPRHVALPGAGGRALHGDGVRRRAARAAAHGRLHGGGAERMTARDITVDGIRLHVAEAGQGPGLVLLHGLSATHANWEYTIPAFADRWRVVAPDLPGHGRSAKPDAPYTIDFYAGVIRSLGRALGIDEAVVIGNSLGGQIAVELGLAYPAWTRALVLAAPAGRFGAGVQAMRWAIGAAAHPAVLRLALPWALERSVHDPSLPACRARRRILMERLVADDYPGFARAITRSLVGSIAAGRQPLGQLTQPTLVVWGHNDRLVGPSGSRRILRELPHARLAVLERCGHLPMLEQPHAFNRAVADFLRAVEGAPLARARRATGAG
- a CDS encoding ABC transporter ATP-binding protein translates to MIEVRDLTKTFGAVEAVRGISFRVDAGEIVGFLGPNGAGKTTTLRILAGIFPPTGGEVRIAGRDPARDPLACRRAVGYFPEYAPFYPDLRVEGYLRFVARMKRIPRAERARAVAEVLAWCGLEGVARRRVGTLSKGYRQRVGLAQALCGNPPILILDEPTIGLDPEQVVEVRDLVRALGGQRTVFFSSHILAEVAALCERVIVVARGRLVGEGTPRELAERVGRRQRVVLRVEGPAEAVAAALAAIPGVERVAREADAFVLEAAAQGDAARAAGEAMAARGWAIRELRAETPDLEEIFLHLVRDGERPPA
- a CDS encoding SDR family oxidoreductase; its protein translation is MRLRDRVAIITGAAQGIGKAYALRFAREGAHVVAADLRDDQARAVATECAALGPEALGARVDIADEASTRALAEATVARFGRVDVLVNNAAIYYDLDRTENTLAYFNRVLSVNLTGAWLMSRAVERFMKRQRKGKIIHQSSTAAYLGNVGMVDTEDPEKPMPPFHYSIAKIGIAGLTKYMAGALGPWGINVNAIAPGVTMTEATRKIVPEEIASALVMFSALRRALQPEDLTGTAVFLASADSDLMTGQVLVVDGGMIMLG
- a CDS encoding dehydratase, which encodes MIPALDPKTVAVGQELPPLVKGPITREDLKAYAAASGDPNPMHTDDEFARTAGYPGVFAHGMLSMGYLGELLVQAAGVGAVRRFKTRFAKLTWPGDVITCRGRVTRVADQGAERLVECEIWTENQAGERKLVGSATLALRQA
- a CDS encoding HAD family phosphatase, with amino-acid sequence MVRGVIFDLDGVIADTERLQWQAYRRVLGELGVDVGLEEYRRHWIARGCGPEYACRTYALPIGPDELRARKAPAYLALLREGVAPCPGAVDALRRLRRTHRLGLATNSARAEVTFVLERLGVAPLFQATIAREDYVRPKPAPDAYLAAAAALGLVPGECAVVEDTERGLRAALAAGARAVAAPSDLTFDNDFTGAACRLAHLDELTAERLARI
- a CDS encoding hydantoinase B/oxoprolinase family protein, yielding MPLASRPKTLRALRPRAGKPAPRPRPARAGRATAADPITTEIILGAFETICYEMATHVSLTATTPILNQSNERNATILDGTGQLAALSVGIPQFMLSSTLPVRFAVEFFGDGGLFEGDVLV
- a CDS encoding DUF4340 domain-containing protein, encoding MRRTLVLAALVALGTVLVLLVRAPVRPRGQLAVRGHRVFGVGRHAVRGIDVVLEGRRFSARRRAEGWEIDGRRASAGTAEALDDLLTAVVGLRAVDSFRSRDAASFGLERPRGTVEVATARGARRLVIGDMNAGASALYARRLGDPRVLEVGTGFLTDLERIFFNRDGPR